One genomic window of Limanda limanda chromosome 16, fLimLim1.1, whole genome shotgun sequence includes the following:
- the LOC133021348 gene encoding polypeptide N-acetylgalactosaminyltransferase 5, with amino-acid sequence MPRRQLTSTEPPDHNTRDVTPILFIPPRFALLPGGCSMMKMRRYMRDSGRILTFVFVASVVWLLFDMAALRLSFNDPSSLLLKERMVKERELSRLQARTTQPPGRRKFRHPVQKVDPALKLPVKDGLGPGIDLAQVYRRGRGGRQEQLVKKGKSVEDQPKGGPKHEEGAKHVLPVEKKAVNLDVNEAKLERNSVVDVPQEVALPAEGSEEIQVPDAKKEAGAIVEESDSDQVRDKVARPEEAHPAAPNPVQPEEVEEEVKEQRQETGKKDVGPPKDPHKPVELEAGEGSKVKAPRKPGGVHKVLSLDVTQSPRDDKALGQFGHAALVGREEDVEVRRRWDEGHFNVYLSDRIPLDRAIPETRPEMCTRNLVHDDLPTTSVIFCFVDEVWSTLLRSVHSVINRSPEHLLKEIILVDDFSTRDYLKEPLDKYMSKFPKVRIIRLKEREGLIRARLAGAAVAKGDVLTFLDSHVECNVGWLEPLLERVYQDRRKVPCPVIEVISDKDLSYNLVDNFQRGIFKWPLVFGWSPVPDSYIKETNMTIADPIRCPVMAGGLFSIDKKFFYELGAYDPGLDVWGGENMEISFKIWMCGGEIEIIPCSRVGHIFRGQNPYKFPKDRQKTVERNLARVVEVWLDDYKDLFYGHGYHHLLDKEAIHIGNLTDQIQLRQKLQCKSFKWYLDNVYPDMVAPLVKAEGMVFNLGLRKCLSLQKSSLSFEICDLSRQSQHFNHTWMRHIRQQDVCIAPEGKGNGVVLKSCDNAKLDIRWFHQSTNSALAEHLISESVSHHMCLEAGPQGDAICLKPCMPTNALQKWQFTHYHHIQ; translated from the exons ATGCCACGCAGGCAGCTGACCTCCACAGAACCTCCCGATCACAACACCAGAGACGTCACTCCCATACTCTTCATCCCCCCGAGGTTCGCGCTGCTTCCTGGAGGCTGCagcatgatgaagatgaggaggtaCATGCGGGACAGCGGGAGGATCCTCACCTTCGTGTTCGTCGCCTCCGTCGTGTGGCTCCTGTTCGACATGGCTGCGCTGCGCCTCTCCTTCAACGACCCGAGCAGCCTGCTGCTGAAGGAACGGATGGTGAAGGAGAGGGAGCTCTCCAGGCTGCAGGCCAGGACCACCCAGCCGCCGGGGAGGAGGAAGTTCAGACACCCGGTGCAGAAGGTGGACCCGGCTCTAAAGCTCCCGGTGAAGGACGGCCTCGGCCCGGGCATCGACCTGGCACAGGTGTACAGacggggaagaggagggaggcaggagCAGCTGGTGAAGAAGGGGAAGTCTGTGGAGGATCAGCCCAAGGGTGGTCCTAAACATGAGGAAGGGGCAAAGCATGTCCTGCCCGTGGAGAAGAAAGCGGTCAACTTGGATGTGAATGAGGCCAAGTTAGAGAGAAACAGTGTGGTAGATGTTCCTCAGGAAGTGGCGTTGCCTGCTGAAGGGTCTGAGGAGATCCAGGTGCCCGACGCAAAGAAAGAAGCTGGAGCCATTGTGGAGGAATCCGACTCAGATCAAGTCCGGGACAAAGTGGCCCGGCCTGAGGAGGCGCACCCAGCTGCACCCAATCCTGTCCAACCCGAGGAGGTCGAAGAGGAGGTCAAAGAGCAGAGGCAGGAGACTGGTAAGAAGGATGTAGGACCACCGAAGGACCCACATAAACCAGTAGAGCTTGAAGCTGGAGAGGGTTCAAAGGTCAAGGCCCCCAGGAAACCAGGGGGTGTCCACAAAGTTCTGTCCCTGGACGTGACCCAGAGTCCCAGAGACGACAAAGCTCTGGGACAGTTCGGTCACGCGGCGCTGGTCGGCAGAGAGGAAGACGTcgaggtgaggaggagatgggatGAAGGTCATTTCAACGTCTACCTGAGCGACCGGATCCCGTTGGACCGCGCCATCCCGGAGACCAGGCCtgagat GTGCACACGCAACCTGGTCCACGACGACCTGCCCACCACCAGCGTGATCTTCTGCTTCGTGGACGAGGTGTGGTCCACGCTGCTGCGCTCTGTGCACAGCGTGATCAACAGGTCTCCAGAGCACCTGCTCAAGGAGATCATCCTGGTGGACGACTTCAGCACCAGAG ATTATCTGAAGGAGCCTCTGGACAAGTACATGTCCAAGTTTCCCAAAGTGCGAATCATCCGTCTGAAGGAGCGTGAGGGTCTGATCCGAGCCAGGCTCGCCGGGGCTGCTGTCGCCAAAG GCGATGTCCTCACCTTCCTGGACTCCCACGTGGAGTGCAACGTGGGCTGGCTGGAGCCGCTCCTGGAGCGAGTGTACCAGGATCGCAGGAAGGTTCCCTGTCCCGTCATCGAAGTCATCAGCGACAAGGACCTGAG TTATAATCTGGTCGACAACTTCCAAAGAGGTATTTTCAAATGGCCTCTGGTGTTCGGCTGGAGCCCAGTACCAGACAGCTACATAAAGGAAACCAACATGACCATTGCAGATCCCATCAG GTGTCCAGTTATGGCTGGAGGCCTTTTCTCCATCGACAAAAAGTTCTTCTATGAGCTGGGTGCCTATGACCCAGGCCTGGATGTGTGGGGTGGGGAGAACATGGAGATTTCTTTTAAG ATCTGGATGTGCGGGGGGGAAATCGAGATCATCCCCTGCTCTCGAGTCGGGCACATCTTCCGAGGACAGAACCCGTACAAGTTCCCCAAAGACAGGCAGAAGACGGTGGAGCGCAACCTCGCCCGGGTGGTGGAGGTCTGGCTGGACGATTACAAGGACCTCTTCTACGGCCACGGCTACCACCACCTGCTGGACAAGGAGGCCATCCACATCGGCAACCTCACCGACCAGATCCAGCTGAGGCAGAAGCTGCAATGCAAGAGTTTCAAGTGGTACCTGGACAACGTGTACCCGGACATGGTGGCTCCTTTAGTCAAAGCTGAAGGCATG GTTTTCAACCTTGGCTTGAGGAAATGTCTCAGTCTGCAGAAAAGCTCCCTGTCCTTTGAGATATGTGATCTCAGTAGACAG AGTCAGCACTTTAATCACACCTGGATGAGGCACATTCGCCAGCAGGACGTGTGCATCGCTCCCGAAGGCAAAGGCAACGGCGTCGTTTTAAAATCATGTGACAATGCCAAGCTCGACATCCGCTGGTTCCATCAATCCACCAACTCCGCTCTG GCGGAGCACCTCATATCGGAGTCTGTGTCCCACCACATGTGCCTGGAGGCGGGACCTCAGGGTGACGCCATTTGCCTCAAGCCGTGTATGCCCACCAACGCCCTCCAAAAGTGGCAGTTCACACACTACCACCACATTCAGTGA